One Falsihalocynthiibacter arcticus DNA segment encodes these proteins:
- a CDS encoding glutamine synthetase family protein, translated as MSKIRKIKKTESWADSLPTAFLEYLDGRSIDEVECIIPDLVGTSRGKAMPAYKFKPDEIFYLPISLFYQTISGEFVDMEIENQWLEKDVILVPDMNTASAAPWAGEPTLQIICDMKTREGADLEVAPRNVLRRVLKLYDELGLKPVVAPEIEFYLAKPNVDPNEPIEPPIGRTGRKSAGRQVFSMSAVDEYGPVIDTIYDFAEAQGLQIDTVIQEGGAGQIEINLQHGDPLLLADQVFYFKRTIREAALLNGIFATFMAKPMRDEPGSAMHLHQSIVDKETGKNIFSNEDGSATEKFYHFIGGSQKYLMQSVPLLAPYINSYRRITVEGQSAPANLEWAADNRTTGLRVPHSPPEGRRLENRVIGMDCNPYLAIATSLACGLLGMKNKIEPRAEARNEVWETDDRLPPSLNAALDIFADAKEVWEILGPEFCQLYLDIKLAENEEYQREISPWERQHLLLNV; from the coding sequence GTGTCTAAAATTAGGAAAATCAAGAAAACCGAATCGTGGGCTGACAGTCTTCCAACTGCTTTTTTGGAATACCTTGATGGTCGCTCCATTGACGAGGTGGAATGCATCATTCCAGACCTCGTTGGGACATCGCGCGGCAAGGCGATGCCCGCATATAAGTTTAAACCAGACGAGATATTCTACCTGCCAATTTCGCTCTTTTATCAGACGATTTCCGGTGAGTTTGTGGATATGGAAATCGAGAACCAGTGGCTTGAAAAAGACGTTATCCTCGTTCCAGATATGAACACCGCATCCGCGGCCCCTTGGGCGGGTGAACCGACGTTGCAGATTATCTGTGATATGAAAACGCGCGAGGGTGCGGATTTGGAAGTTGCGCCGCGCAATGTACTGCGACGGGTTCTAAAGCTCTATGATGAACTAGGATTGAAACCTGTTGTCGCCCCAGAAATCGAGTTTTATCTGGCCAAGCCAAACGTCGATCCAAATGAGCCCATCGAGCCACCGATTGGCCGCACGGGGCGCAAAAGTGCCGGACGGCAAGTTTTCTCAATGTCCGCAGTGGACGAATATGGGCCCGTTATTGATACGATCTATGATTTCGCAGAGGCGCAGGGATTGCAAATCGACACCGTCATTCAGGAGGGCGGCGCGGGCCAGATCGAGATTAATCTACAACATGGCGACCCGTTGTTGCTCGCCGACCAAGTGTTCTATTTCAAGCGCACCATCCGTGAAGCGGCGCTTTTGAACGGCATTTTCGCAACCTTTATGGCGAAACCGATGCGCGACGAACCCGGAAGCGCGATGCACCTTCACCAATCGATTGTCGACAAAGAAACCGGCAAAAATATCTTCTCGAATGAGGATGGCTCTGCCACCGAAAAGTTTTATCACTTCATCGGAGGGTCGCAAAAATATCTGATGCAATCTGTGCCGTTGCTCGCCCCCTATATCAACTCCTACCGTCGCATTACCGTTGAGGGACAAAGCGCGCCCGCCAATTTGGAATGGGCCGCCGACAACCGCACGACTGGCTTGCGCGTTCCGCACTCCCCTCCAGAAGGACGCCGATTGGAAAACCGCGTAATCGGAATGGATTGCAATCCGTATCTGGCGATTGCGACGTCTCTGGCCTGTGGTTTGCTTGGCATGAAAAACAAGATTGAGCCGCGTGCGGAAGCCCGAAACGAGGTCTGGGAAACGGACGACCGTCTCCCTCCAAGCCTGAACGCAGCGCTCGATATTTTCGCGGATGCCAAGGAAGTCTGGGAAATTCTGGGCCCTGAGTTCTGTCAGCTTTATTTGGATATTAAGCTTGCGGAAAACGAGGAGTACCAGCGTGAAATTTCACCATGGGAGCGGCAGCATCTGTTGTTAAACGTGTGA
- a CDS encoding GntR family transcriptional regulator — protein MTTEAKKIPEHQAVYERLRDMILLGRFSPGQPLTIMGLTESLGAGMTPVREAIRRLAAENALVTLGNRRIVVPEMNIENFQDVYFLRLKVEPELTRRAIKNITKQDIEELTSIDAEIDTAIETGDIETYLERNNRFHFKIYALAQAPVLFRAALSLWVQVGPSLRVNCSRYGTENLPDKHSELLEALARRDEEAAAIAMAGDLEQSLNLATTSSN, from the coding sequence ATGACAACAGAAGCCAAAAAAATTCCAGAACACCAAGCGGTTTATGAGCGCCTGCGCGACATGATATTGCTTGGTCGTTTTTCGCCCGGACAGCCTCTAACCATCATGGGATTAACCGAAAGTCTTGGTGCGGGTATGACCCCAGTGCGCGAGGCAATACGGCGGCTTGCGGCGGAAAATGCACTAGTTACGCTTGGCAATCGGCGGATTGTCGTGCCGGAAATGAATATTGAAAATTTTCAGGACGTCTATTTTTTGCGCTTAAAGGTTGAGCCGGAGCTTACACGGCGGGCGATAAAAAACATTACTAAACAAGATATTGAGGAATTAACATCGATTGACGCGGAAATCGACACCGCCATTGAGACGGGCGATATCGAAACATACCTCGAACGAAACAATCGATTCCATTTCAAGATATATGCCTTGGCGCAAGCGCCCGTCCTTTTTCGCGCGGCACTCTCTCTTTGGGTGCAAGTTGGGCCAAGTCTGCGCGTCAATTGCAGTCGCTATGGAACAGAAAACCTACCGGATAAACATTCAGAGCTCCTAGAGGCTCTCGCACGGCGGGATGAGGAAGCTGCGGCGATTGCCATGGCTGGGGACTTAGAACAAAGTCTAAATCTCGCGACCACATCATCGAATTGA
- a CDS encoding polyamine ABC transporter substrate-binding protein, translating to MKLIPITVAISLAATFANAQEVRVYNWSDYIDEELLEKFEKETGYKLIYDVFDSNEVLETKMLTGDSGYDVVVPTADFLQRQIVAKAFQKLDKSQLPNIDNMWDVIEARTAQYDPDNAYSINYMWGTTGLGINLGKVREVLGEDAPLSSLDLVLKPENMEKLAECGVYFLDAPTEIIPMTLKFLGEDPNTTDPDVIAKTEDTLLAVRPYIKKFHSSEYINALANGDICVAVGWSGDILQARDRAIEADNGVEIVFNAFNKGSLMWFDQMAIPVDAPNPEGAHAFLNFIMDAENMAAASNYVYYANGNKASQEFLLEDVIGDTAIYPDEETVQNLYTKSPYEAKLQRVVTRLWTKVKSGT from the coding sequence ATGAAATTAATTCCAATTACTGTTGCAATCAGCCTTGCGGCGACATTTGCAAATGCACAAGAGGTTCGGGTCTATAACTGGTCCGACTATATCGACGAAGAACTTTTGGAAAAGTTCGAGAAGGAAACCGGCTACAAGCTAATATACGATGTTTTCGACAGCAACGAAGTTCTCGAAACTAAAATGCTGACAGGGGACTCTGGCTACGACGTTGTTGTCCCAACGGCGGATTTCCTTCAGCGTCAAATCGTGGCGAAAGCTTTCCAGAAATTGGACAAGTCGCAACTCCCGAATATCGACAATATGTGGGACGTCATCGAGGCGCGTACCGCGCAATATGATCCAGACAACGCGTATTCCATCAACTATATGTGGGGCACGACGGGTCTTGGGATCAATCTGGGTAAAGTTCGGGAAGTGCTGGGCGAGGATGCCCCGCTCTCTAGCTTGGACCTCGTGCTGAAGCCAGAAAACATGGAAAAGCTGGCCGAATGTGGCGTGTATTTCCTTGACGCTCCAACGGAAATCATCCCGATGACGTTGAAGTTCTTGGGCGAAGATCCAAATACAACTGATCCAGACGTCATTGCGAAAACAGAAGATACGCTGCTTGCTGTGCGTCCTTATATCAAGAAGTTCCACAGCTCGGAGTATATCAACGCGCTTGCGAATGGCGACATTTGCGTGGCCGTCGGTTGGTCTGGGGATATTCTGCAAGCACGGGATCGCGCGATCGAAGCTGACAATGGAGTTGAGATTGTTTTCAATGCCTTCAACAAAGGTTCCCTGATGTGGTTTGACCAAATGGCCATCCCTGTTGACGCTCCAAATCCAGAGGGCGCGCATGCGTTTTTGAACTTCATCATGGATGCCGAGAATATGGCGGCTGCGTCGAATTACGTCTATTATGCCAACGGCAACAAGGCGAGCCAAGAGTTCTTGCTTGAGGATGTGATCGGCGACACGGCGATCTATCCTGACGAAGAAACCGTCCAAAACCTGTACACAAAATCACCCTACGAGGCGAAGCTACAACGGGTTGTGACGCGCTTGTGGACCAAAGTTAAGTCTGGCACCTAA
- a CDS encoding ABC transporter ATP-binding protein: MNQNAIFAPWEDAKAKPLISFDNVTKRYGDFTAIDKMSLAIYPKEFFALLGPSGCGKTTLMRMLGGFEEASEGTITIDGQNMAGIPANKRAVNMMFQSYALFPHLTVADNLAFGLKRSDMPKSEIQGRVEEMLRLVQLQKFAKRKPHQLSGGQRQRVALARALAKAPKLLLLDEPLGALDKKLRHETQFELMDIQEKTGTTFVIVTHDQEEAMTMASRIAVMDHGKLVQVDTPARVYESPNSVYVADFIGDVNIIEGTVTEISEDAAELSWSEHNNGLRAMVGEGVTKGSSAAFAIRPEKVTIDTEEPVDRHNRVTGQVEDIAYLGNISTYYVRLATGQLVKAQTANNRRISRRNITWKDTVWLSWTDTAGIILHK; the protein is encoded by the coding sequence ATGAACCAAAACGCCATTTTTGCCCCTTGGGAAGATGCTAAAGCAAAGCCGCTGATCTCCTTTGATAATGTCACCAAGCGTTACGGAGATTTTACCGCCATCGACAAGATGAGCTTGGCAATTTATCCGAAAGAGTTTTTCGCTTTGTTGGGGCCCTCGGGCTGCGGGAAAACCACGTTGATGCGGATGCTCGGCGGCTTTGAAGAAGCTAGCGAAGGCACAATCACCATCGACGGGCAGAATATGGCTGGCATCCCTGCCAACAAGCGTGCGGTTAATATGATGTTCCAATCCTACGCGCTGTTTCCCCATTTGACGGTTGCCGACAATCTGGCGTTTGGTTTGAAGCGCTCTGATATGCCGAAATCCGAAATTCAGGGCCGCGTCGAAGAGATGTTGCGCCTTGTTCAGCTACAGAAATTCGCCAAACGCAAACCGCACCAGCTTTCCGGTGGCCAGCGACAACGTGTGGCCTTGGCGCGCGCATTGGCCAAGGCGCCGAAACTGTTACTGCTCGACGAACCTCTTGGAGCGTTGGACAAAAAACTGCGCCACGAGACTCAGTTTGAGCTTATGGACATTCAGGAAAAAACGGGCACGACCTTTGTGATTGTGACCCACGATCAGGAAGAAGCCATGACCATGGCCAGCCGGATTGCCGTTATGGACCACGGAAAACTGGTGCAGGTTGACACCCCCGCGCGCGTCTATGAATCGCCCAATTCCGTTTATGTGGCCGACTTTATTGGCGACGTGAACATCATTGAGGGCACGGTCACGGAAATTTCCGAAGATGCCGCCGAGCTTTCATGGTCGGAGCATAATAATGGCCTTCGCGCCATGGTGGGGGAAGGCGTTACAAAGGGATCGTCCGCCGCTTTTGCCATTCGCCCCGAAAAAGTTACGATCGACACCGAAGAGCCGGTTGATCGGCACAATCGCGTGACAGGGCAGGTCGAAGACATTGCTTATCTTGGCAATATTTCGACGTATTATGTGCGCTTGGCGACGGGCCAGTTGGTAAAAGCGCAAACGGCAAATAATCGCCGTATTTCACGCAGGAATATCACGTGGAAAGATACCGTCTGGTTGTCGTGGACCGACACCGCCGGCATCATTTTACACAAATAG
- a CDS encoding ABC transporter permease subunit, which yields MKFSRSLLIGIPYFWLFILFLVPFGIVLKISLSDIQLSIPPYTPTLDFSEGWAGFREFLSALDFENYIFLTEDDLYWKAYLSSIKIATVSTFFTLLVGFPIAYSMAKAPDEWRPSLMLLIILPFWTSFLIRVYAWIGILSNEGFLNQFLMGFGLISEPLTILNTNTAVYIGIVYTYLPFMVLPIYATLEKLDGTLIEAAEDLGCTRFSAFWSVTAPLSKPGVIAGCFLVFIPALGEFVIPSLLGGSETLMIGKVLWEEFFSNRDWPVASAVATILLLLLIVPIVLFQRNEQKQREEGQ from the coding sequence ATGAAATTCTCTCGTTCGCTTTTGATCGGCATCCCCTATTTCTGGCTTTTCATCCTGTTTTTGGTGCCGTTCGGGATCGTTCTTAAAATATCGCTCTCCGATATCCAACTCTCGATTCCGCCTTATACGCCGACGCTCGACTTTTCCGAAGGCTGGGCAGGGTTTCGAGAATTTCTAAGCGCGCTAGATTTTGAGAATTACATTTTCTTGACCGAGGATGACCTTTATTGGAAGGCCTATCTCTCCAGTATTAAAATCGCGACTGTGTCGACGTTTTTCACCCTTCTTGTGGGGTTTCCCATTGCTTACAGCATGGCCAAAGCGCCTGATGAGTGGCGTCCGAGCTTGATGCTTTTGATCATTCTGCCCTTCTGGACCAGCTTCCTCATCCGTGTTTATGCGTGGATTGGTATTCTGTCGAACGAGGGTTTTTTAAATCAATTCCTAATGGGGTTTGGCCTCATTTCCGAGCCACTCACCATTCTGAACACAAATACGGCGGTCTATATTGGCATCGTTTATACCTACCTCCCTTTCATGGTTTTGCCGATTTATGCCACCTTGGAAAAGCTAGACGGCACCTTGATAGAGGCCGCAGAAGACCTTGGCTGTACGCGATTCTCGGCATTCTGGTCGGTCACGGCCCCGCTTTCAAAACCGGGGGTCATTGCGGGTTGTTTTCTGGTTTTCATTCCGGCTTTGGGCGAGTTTGTCATCCCGTCCCTTTTGGGGGGATCCGAGACATTGATGATCGGTAAAGTGTTGTGGGAAGAGTTCTTCTCAAACCGCGATTGGCCTGTGGCTTCGGCGGTTGCAACGATCCTCTTGCTGCTCTTGATTGTTCCAATCGTATTGTTCCAACGCAACGAGCAAAAACAGCGGGAGGAGGGGCAATGA
- a CDS encoding ABC transporter permease, protein MRRLTGFNIIALTLGFAFLYIPILILVIFSFNESKLVTVWAGFSTKWYGELLQNQAFLDAAWVTVKVAFFSSIIATILGTMAAFVLVRSGRFFGRTLFSGMIYAPLVMPEVITGLSLLLLFISIGMPRGVVTIVLAHGTFSMCYVSVVVSSRMASFDRSLEEAAYDLGCSGWDAFKSVTLPIIAPAVISGWLLAFTLSLDDLVIASFTTGPSSTTLPIKIYSSVRMGVSPEINALSTIIIGIVTFGVLTVSILSKRAITRQRLAERAAEQH, encoded by the coding sequence ATGAGACGTCTAACTGGCTTCAACATCATCGCCCTCACGCTTGGGTTTGCATTCCTTTATATCCCCATCCTGATCCTCGTGATTTTCAGTTTCAACGAGTCCAAACTGGTGACGGTTTGGGCGGGGTTTTCCACCAAATGGTATGGCGAGTTGCTGCAAAATCAAGCGTTCCTTGATGCGGCGTGGGTCACCGTCAAGGTTGCCTTTTTCTCGTCTATTATCGCGACCATCCTTGGTACGATGGCGGCGTTTGTTCTTGTGCGTTCGGGGCGGTTTTTCGGACGCACACTATTCTCAGGAATGATTTATGCGCCATTGGTGATGCCCGAAGTTATCACGGGTCTGTCGCTTCTATTGCTCTTTATTTCGATAGGGATGCCGCGCGGCGTGGTCACCATCGTTCTGGCCCACGGAACGTTTTCGATGTGCTATGTCTCGGTTGTGGTTTCGTCGCGGATGGCGTCGTTTGATCGCTCCCTCGAAGAGGCGGCCTATGACCTTGGCTGTTCCGGTTGGGATGCTTTCAAGAGCGTGACTTTGCCCATTATCGCCCCCGCCGTCATCTCTGGCTGGTTGCTGGCCTTTACATTGTCGCTCGACGATTTGGTGATAGCAAGCTTCACCACAGGCCCGTCGTCGACCACACTTCCGATCAAAATCTACTCGTCCGTTCGGATGGGGGTTAGTCCGGAAATCAACGCGCTCTCAACGATTATTATCGGTATCGTGACGTTTGGCGTCTTAACGGTGTCGATCCTCTCTAAACGCGCAATCACCCGCCAACGCTTGGCTGAGCGCGCTGCAGAACAACACTGA
- the istB gene encoding IS21-like element helper ATPase IstB, with protein MTQAPQILLQHHLKKLRLPTFQGEYAKQAQICAAENKDHIQYLARLCEMELIDRERRMIERRIKAAKFPSTKSLDSFDFKIMPSLNKPLTMDLARCDYIDRRENIIALGPSGTGKTHIALGLGLAACQRGLKVRFTTAAALVHDLIEAQDERRLQRLQKHLTSQNLLIIDELGFVPLSKSGAELLFEVISQCYERGSIIITSNLPFDEWTEVFGSERLTGALLDRLTHHVHILEMNGESYRLKHSRKSRQ; from the coding sequence ATGACCCAAGCCCCCCAAATCCTTCTGCAACATCACCTCAAGAAGTTACGCTTGCCAACGTTCCAAGGGGAGTACGCAAAACAAGCCCAGATATGTGCTGCCGAGAATAAGGATCACATTCAATATTTGGCGCGCCTGTGCGAGATGGAACTGATAGATCGGGAGCGCCGGATGATCGAACGGCGGATCAAAGCGGCGAAGTTCCCAAGCACCAAAAGCCTGGATAGCTTTGACTTCAAGATTATGCCCAGCTTGAACAAACCGCTGACAATGGACCTCGCACGATGTGATTATATAGATCGCAGAGAAAATATCATCGCCCTCGGCCCATCGGGAACCGGTAAGACGCACATTGCTTTGGGGCTTGGGTTGGCGGCATGCCAAAGAGGGTTGAAAGTGCGCTTCACGACGGCGGCAGCCCTGGTCCATGATCTGATTGAAGCGCAGGATGAGCGGAGATTGCAGCGGCTTCAAAAGCACCTGACGAGCCAGAACCTGTTGATCATTGATGAATTGGGATTTGTGCCCCTCAGCAAATCTGGTGCGGAACTCCTCTTCGAGGTGATATCCCAGTGCTACGAACGCGGCTCAATTATAATCACCTCGAACCTGCCTTTCGATGAGTGGACCGAAGTCTTTGGTTCCGAACGGCTCACAGGCGCTTTGCTGGATCGTTTGACCCATCACGTCCATATCCTGGAGATGAATGGCGAGAGTTACCGGCTCAAACATAGCCGTAAGAGCCGCCAATAA
- the istA gene encoding IS21 family transposase gives MYSVDIYSRVRRACLKDGMSAREAARYFNKDRKTIAKMLRHELPPGYRRSEAPRRPTLDDYVGIIDEILRTDKTLIKKQRHTAKRIYERLRAEHGYTGSLTTVTYYVREQKRRTKEVFVPLSHRPGHAQVDFGETLGVIGGVECKIHFFVMSLPHSDAVFVKGYPAETTEAFCDGHVSAFAFFGGIPQSILYDNTKIAVARILGDRTRVRTRRFTELQSHYLFDDKFGRPARGNDKGNVEGMVGYTRRNFMVPAPRYDSFDDLNAHLEQRCLERQSDKLRGHSQTIGQRLISDLDALMGLPVAEYEACDHVSTRATSISMVRYRSNDYSVPVAYAHHDVHVRGFVHEVIIGCGNEVIARHQRSYAKADMIFDPLHFLPLIEQKVGALDQAAPLQGWDLPDVFATLHRLLEARMGKPGKREYVQVLRLLETFEMDVVQGAIQHAIDLGAIGYDAVKHLVLCRVEKRPPRLDLDFYPYLPKANVGTTRPASYMSLMGGTAA, from the coding sequence ATGTATTCTGTGGATATTTATAGTCGTGTGCGCCGTGCTTGTTTGAAGGACGGCATGTCTGCTCGTGAAGCGGCGCGTTATTTCAACAAGGACCGTAAGACGATAGCGAAGATGCTACGTCATGAACTCCCTCCTGGTTATCGTCGTTCAGAAGCGCCACGTCGCCCCACGCTTGATGATTATGTTGGCATCATCGACGAGATACTTCGGACTGATAAAACCCTGATCAAAAAACAACGCCATACAGCAAAGCGCATCTATGAACGCCTGAGAGCCGAGCATGGATATACTGGCAGCTTGACGACTGTGACGTATTACGTACGCGAGCAAAAGCGGCGCACGAAAGAGGTGTTTGTGCCGTTGTCGCATCGGCCCGGCCACGCGCAGGTTGATTTTGGTGAGACCCTTGGCGTGATTGGCGGCGTAGAATGTAAGATCCACTTCTTCGTGATGAGCCTACCGCATTCGGACGCAGTGTTTGTGAAGGGATACCCTGCGGAGACGACAGAAGCGTTTTGCGACGGCCACGTGTCTGCCTTTGCGTTCTTCGGCGGCATCCCCCAATCCATTCTCTATGACAACACCAAGATCGCTGTTGCGCGTATTTTAGGGGACAGAACACGTGTTCGCACACGCCGGTTTACAGAACTGCAATCGCATTATCTGTTTGATGACAAGTTTGGTCGGCCTGCGCGGGGGAACGACAAAGGCAACGTTGAGGGCATGGTCGGATACACTCGACGCAACTTCATGGTGCCTGCGCCACGTTACGACAGTTTTGATGATCTGAATGCGCACTTGGAACAGAGGTGTTTGGAACGCCAGAGTGACAAATTGCGCGGACACAGCCAGACTATTGGCCAGCGTTTGATATCCGATCTTGATGCCCTGATGGGGTTGCCTGTCGCAGAGTATGAGGCCTGCGACCATGTCAGCACGCGGGCCACATCAATCTCAATGGTGCGCTACCGTAGCAATGATTACTCTGTGCCCGTGGCCTATGCCCATCACGACGTCCACGTGCGTGGCTTTGTGCATGAGGTCATTATTGGCTGCGGCAATGAGGTGATAGCACGGCATCAGCGGTCTTACGCCAAAGCGGACATGATCTTTGACCCGCTCCACTTCCTGCCTTTGATTGAGCAGAAGGTGGGGGCTTTGGATCAAGCCGCCCCTTTGCAGGGCTGGGATCTACCGGATGTCTTCGCTACCTTGCACCGACTGCTCGAAGCCAGAATGGGTAAGCCGGGCAAGCGGGAATATGTTCAAGTCCTGCGCCTTTTGGAAACCTTTGAGATGGATGTTGTGCAGGGTGCGATCCAGCATGCCATTGATCTGGGCGCGATTGGCTATGACGCTGTAAAACACCTTGTGTTGTGCCGAGTTGAGAAGCGCCCACCGCGCTTGGATTTGGACTTCTATCCTTATCTGCCAAAGGCAAACGTTGGAACAACACGTCCGGCCAGCTACATGAGCCTGATGGGAGGGACCGCGGCATGA
- a CDS encoding glycosyltransferase family 2 protein — protein MSKLFLWPSIAVRFTRAWVAQDFIPISNGAVFQNPETDRAGFVAQLREASLTGHPAVMSFDLTTKYAAELIATLPDLFADLRRDGFTFAPLAEVANLGTADIAPLDPNSMRARDTVTYRLLNFWYFGLTTTFLVLLVFAIARSLIYLVLAFFRKPSPQRDPEYLPGITVVVPAYNEANVIVRSVWSILGSNYPNFEIIVVDDGSSDGTYESVNAEFHNHPRVRIIRQENGGKWQAENHALQYIKTPFFVGVDADTILDPDALGWLVQHFKDERVGAVAGFVEVGNRKGYLTSCQALEYLVSQAVTRRSFEAINGIFVVPGAIGAWRVAAVEAANRYSGDTITEDADLTVAVHRAGYTVRFQEQARAYTEAPEQTKAFLKQRRRWTLGMLQTSWKHWRSIPERRAIGLVSIMDAIWFSLLTSMVSPFVDLLLLSLLVKTLIEYSLHGALNVTGFPTVVLISYFVLVVIDMTYTLAAFWFERKFDLKLLLLTIILRFGYRQLIYFSSFQAIRDAITGRLPGWQKLERTASRLSGNLNLVSPALVSIKQTDSGRKMRT, from the coding sequence ATGTCGAAGCTGTTTCTGTGGCCCAGTATTGCAGTGCGTTTTACACGTGCGTGGGTTGCGCAAGATTTCATTCCAATATCCAACGGAGCCGTATTCCAAAATCCCGAGACGGATCGCGCAGGCTTTGTTGCCCAACTTCGCGAAGCAAGCCTCACAGGCCATCCGGCGGTTATGTCGTTTGACCTGACAACCAAATATGCTGCGGAGCTTATTGCAACTCTGCCGGACCTGTTTGCCGATTTGCGGCGCGACGGGTTCACGTTTGCGCCCTTGGCCGAAGTTGCTAACCTTGGTACGGCGGATATAGCCCCGCTCGATCCGAATTCAATGAGGGCGCGCGACACGGTCACCTATCGCCTTCTCAACTTCTGGTATTTTGGCCTGACGACAACCTTCCTTGTCTTGCTCGTTTTTGCGATTGCCAGATCGCTAATTTACCTCGTTTTGGCTTTCTTTCGCAAACCTTCGCCACAGCGTGACCCTGAATACCTTCCGGGGATTACAGTTGTGGTGCCAGCCTATAACGAGGCGAACGTTATTGTGCGGAGCGTTTGGTCAATTCTGGGTTCGAACTATCCCAACTTTGAAATCATCGTGGTGGATGATGGCTCGTCTGACGGAACCTATGAGTCGGTCAACGCAGAGTTTCACAATCATCCACGCGTAAGGATCATCCGGCAAGAAAACGGCGGCAAATGGCAGGCCGAGAACCACGCGTTGCAGTATATCAAAACGCCCTTCTTTGTGGGGGTGGATGCCGATACTATTTTAGATCCTGATGCTCTAGGTTGGTTGGTTCAGCACTTCAAAGACGAGCGTGTCGGCGCGGTGGCTGGCTTTGTGGAGGTCGGCAATCGAAAGGGGTATCTGACGTCCTGCCAAGCGCTGGAATACCTCGTCAGCCAAGCGGTCACGCGGCGCAGTTTCGAAGCCATCAACGGTATTTTTGTTGTGCCCGGTGCGATCGGGGCTTGGCGGGTTGCGGCAGTTGAGGCCGCAAATAGGTATTCGGGCGATACAATCACCGAGGATGCTGACCTAACGGTTGCGGTACATCGCGCCGGTTATACCGTGCGATTTCAAGAACAAGCGCGCGCCTATACTGAGGCCCCCGAACAGACCAAAGCTTTCTTAAAGCAACGGCGGCGCTGGACGTTGGGGATGCTGCAAACGTCGTGGAAACATTGGCGCTCTATTCCAGAACGCCGTGCGATAGGGCTTGTGTCGATTATGGACGCGATCTGGTTTAGTCTGTTGACGAGTATGGTGTCGCCCTTCGTCGATTTGCTTTTGCTTAGCCTTCTGGTCAAGACGTTGATTGAATATAGCCTTCATGGAGCGCTCAACGTCACAGGATTTCCAACCGTGGTCTTGATCAGCTATTTTGTTCTTGTGGTTATCGACATGACCTACACTCTTGCAGCGTTCTGGTTTGAACGAAAGTTCGACCTAAAACTGCTGTTGCTGACAATTATCCTGCGTTTTGGATACCGGCAACTGATCTATTTTTCGTCCTTTCAAGCGATCAGAGACGCGATAACTGGCCGCTTGCCCGGCTGGCAAAAACTGGAACGTACAGCTTCCCGACTAAGCGGCAACCTAAATTTGGTGAGCCCAGCTCTTGTGAGCATAAAACAAACAGACTCGGGCCGGAAAATGAGAACTTAA